One genomic window of Legionella jordanis includes the following:
- a CDS encoding alpha-1,4-glucan--maltose-1-phosphate maltosyltransferase yields MQKKEIKITGKMEGLKRVWIENVYPEIDDGNFPIKRIVNEKMIVEADLITDGIDEISARLLYKHEQDKKWSSAYFSEPDNDRFKAEFNLKKVGNYQYTIEAWIDEFSTWKKRFLKKAELGMDIDVERMIGLEFFNKRKPQLNETIQKSIQAIQQETSYKKLHKILENELLLNWTREHLAPSYITKYPKQLMVTVDRLRAQFSAWYEVFPRSLSRVKGKHGSFQDLIAYLPQLHKMGFDVIYLPPIHPIGLTNRKGKNNSVSCEEGDPGSPWAIGDKSGGHKAFHKELGTADDFKQLIATAKELNMEIALDFALQCSPDHPYLKKHPSWFKHLPDGSLQYAENPPKKYQDIYPFNFASNDWMDMWQEFKSIILYWIKMGVYIFRVDNPHTKPFIFWQWLICEVKKQHPETLFLSEAFTRPKVMYQLAKCGFSQSYTYFTWRNSKEELQNYIRELLSRPIVDFFRPNFWANTPDILHEYLQTGGRIAFMIRFILAATLGSNYGIYGPVYENCIHEPLHEGSEEYLNSEKYELKHLQTHPENIIELITQVNRIRRKHKALENFNSLHLHTSDNPQLICYSKRCFDEKDILLMVVNLDYQYKQSGFLKMELSELGITSNEFEVHDLLTGERYLWQEGDCYVELDPDKSQCAHIFQINELQNE; encoded by the coding sequence ATGCAAAAAAAAGAGATAAAAATTACTGGTAAAATGGAGGGATTAAAGAGAGTTTGGATCGAAAACGTCTATCCTGAAATCGATGATGGCAATTTTCCAATCAAGCGAATTGTAAATGAGAAAATGATCGTAGAAGCCGATCTCATTACTGATGGCATTGATGAAATTTCAGCAAGACTCCTTTATAAACATGAACAAGATAAAAAATGGTCTTCAGCTTACTTTTCAGAACCAGATAATGATCGGTTTAAAGCTGAGTTCAACTTAAAGAAAGTCGGTAATTACCAGTATACAATTGAAGCATGGATTGATGAGTTCTCGACCTGGAAAAAAAGATTTCTAAAAAAAGCTGAACTGGGAATGGACATTGATGTTGAAAGAATGATTGGCCTTGAATTCTTTAACAAGAGAAAACCCCAGTTAAATGAAACCATTCAAAAATCGATTCAAGCCATACAGCAAGAAACCTCTTATAAGAAGCTGCATAAAATATTAGAAAATGAACTTTTACTAAACTGGACTAGAGAGCATTTAGCTCCGTCCTATATCACTAAATACCCCAAGCAGTTAATGGTAACTGTTGATAGGCTTAGGGCGCAATTTAGCGCTTGGTATGAAGTATTTCCTCGCTCCCTTAGCAGAGTGAAAGGAAAGCATGGCAGTTTTCAGGATTTAATTGCCTATTTACCACAACTACATAAGATGGGATTCGATGTCATCTATCTTCCGCCTATTCATCCCATCGGCCTCACCAATAGAAAAGGTAAAAACAATTCAGTCAGCTGTGAAGAAGGCGATCCTGGTAGTCCTTGGGCAATTGGCGATAAATCAGGCGGTCATAAAGCCTTTCACAAGGAATTGGGGACTGCTGATGATTTTAAACAACTGATTGCTACGGCCAAAGAATTGAATATGGAAATTGCATTGGATTTTGCACTTCAGTGCAGTCCCGATCATCCTTACCTGAAAAAACATCCTTCCTGGTTTAAGCATTTGCCTGATGGCTCTTTGCAATATGCTGAGAATCCTCCCAAGAAATACCAGGATATTTATCCTTTTAATTTTGCATCGAACGACTGGATGGATATGTGGCAGGAATTTAAATCCATTATCCTGTATTGGATAAAAATGGGGGTTTATATCTTTCGCGTAGACAATCCTCATACCAAGCCATTTATTTTCTGGCAATGGCTCATTTGCGAAGTCAAGAAGCAACATCCAGAGACATTATTTTTATCCGAAGCCTTTACCAGACCTAAAGTTATGTACCAGTTAGCCAAATGCGGATTTAGCCAATCATACACCTATTTCACCTGGCGTAACAGTAAGGAAGAACTGCAAAACTACATAAGGGAATTGCTTAGCCGTCCGATTGTTGATTTCTTTAGACCCAATTTTTGGGCTAATACTCCTGATATCTTGCATGAATACCTTCAAACAGGGGGGCGTATCGCTTTTATGATTCGATTCATACTCGCAGCCACTCTTGGTAGTAATTACGGTATTTATGGTCCTGTTTACGAAAACTGCATTCATGAACCTCTCCATGAGGGTTCGGAAGAATATCTGAACTCGGAAAAATATGAATTGAAACACTTGCAAACCCATCCGGAAAATATCATTGAACTCATTACTCAAGTGAATCGTATAAGAAGGAAACACAAAGCCTTAGAAAATTTCAATAGTTTACACTTGCATACTAGTGATAATCCCCAATTGATTTGCTACAGCAAGAGATGCTTTGATGAAAAGGATATTCTCCTGATGGTGGTCAATCTTGATTATCAATATAAACAATCAGGCTTCTTGAAAATGGAGCTAAGCGAATTAGGGATTACAAGCAATGAATTTGAAGTTCATGATTTGTTAACAGGAGAGCGCTACCTTTGGCAGGAAGGGGACTGCTATGTCGAATTAGACCCTGATAAATCACAATGCGCCCACATATTTCAGATAAATGAGTTGCAGAATGAATGA
- the treS gene encoding maltose alpha-D-glucosyltransferase, which yields MNEAMTLDRSQSDWYKDAVIYQVHIRSFFDSNADGIGDLRGLIEKLDYLKFLGITAIWLLPFYPSPLKDEGYDIADYLSINPIYGNIRDFKTLLKEAHKRGIKIITELVINHTSNEHPWFQKSRTSKPGSYWRNFYTWSDSAKEYSDARIIFRDFETSNWAWDPVAKAYYWHRFYSHQPDLNYDNPNVQKEIFKIVDFWLSMGVDGLRLDAIPYLFQREGTSCENLPETHEFLKRLSAHVQQHFNDRFLLAEANQWPDEAVKYFGNGDECQMAFHFPLMPRLYMAIQMENSFPIIDIIEQTPSIPDNCQWATFLRNHDELTLEMVTDEERDYMYRMYAQDEQMRINLGIRRRLAPLMGGDRQKIELMNVLLFSMPGTPIIYYGDEIGMGDNIYLGDRNSVRTPMQWSADSNAGFSKSTPQKLYSPVIIDPEYNYQAINVQLQQQNFNSLLWWMKHIIEIRQTYKAFSRGSIQFLDSNNNKILAFLRTYQEQSILVLINLSRNIQPAWVQLPQYQGYMPQEILGKAKFPAIDEKPYFLVLASYGFLWLELHKNLTKMQKGAQNEYWLEKRISELYQKPTRKEFETNLLTYLIESRWFRSKTYPVRDLVIEEIIPVLNKPVPIHFLMLLLSFEDKEPERYFIFVTFDTIPPANSKYLCAIHLQEAIYYVADLAYTPALWKTVFELLASKHRFKGSAGTLEILPGSQAKKVLLNESNEILQEPVNAEQSNTTIRFSNCAQFKLYRRVEFGSNPEAEITEVLTKSSEFRIPAMLSKLEYHYREKLITVGLVQEFIANKGDAWTYSVNTLNNLIDQNPEFLTMPAPPNEFLSESNKPIPEDIYHTLGVYAPTVELLAKRTAEMHEALANASTSPSFKKENFSLFDQRSLYQTMRSVILRAKKQFKLNVEEDLKEQLKEILQDDRNLLEEFKPLLTKKIGGKKIRCHGDYHLGQILYTGNDFVIIDYEGEPARPISERKIKRSPLRDVAGMLRSFHYAIYNVLELRKQDLAFQKNSPEHWYQWTCQLFLQNYLSYSKIKELLPLENSDIYFLLKIFMLEKVFYEIEYEMNNRPDWLRVPCIGLINLME from the coding sequence ATGAATGAAGCAATGACATTGGATAGGAGCCAATCAGATTGGTATAAAGATGCTGTCATTTATCAAGTTCACATAAGAAGTTTTTTTGACAGCAATGCAGATGGCATTGGTGACTTACGGGGCCTAATTGAAAAGCTGGATTATCTAAAATTTTTAGGGATAACAGCCATTTGGCTCCTGCCTTTTTATCCTTCACCACTGAAAGATGAAGGCTATGATATAGCTGATTATTTAAGCATCAACCCTATTTATGGCAACATTCGTGATTTTAAAACTTTATTGAAAGAGGCTCATAAACGCGGCATTAAAATCATTACTGAGCTCGTCATTAATCACACTTCAAATGAACATCCCTGGTTCCAAAAATCCCGTACAAGCAAGCCTGGCTCTTACTGGCGGAATTTCTATACCTGGAGTGATAGCGCTAAAGAGTATTCCGATGCCCGGATTATTTTTCGTGATTTTGAAACCTCCAATTGGGCGTGGGATCCCGTAGCCAAGGCTTATTATTGGCACCGATTTTACTCCCATCAACCTGATTTGAATTACGACAACCCCAATGTACAAAAAGAAATTTTTAAAATTGTGGATTTCTGGCTGTCAATGGGCGTCGACGGCTTGCGTCTTGATGCGATTCCCTACTTGTTTCAACGGGAAGGCACCAGTTGCGAAAACCTTCCAGAAACCCATGAGTTTCTAAAACGGTTGAGTGCTCATGTGCAGCAACATTTTAATGATCGTTTTCTCCTAGCTGAAGCCAATCAATGGCCTGATGAGGCAGTAAAGTATTTTGGCAATGGTGATGAATGCCAAATGGCTTTTCATTTTCCATTAATGCCTCGGCTGTATATGGCCATTCAAATGGAAAATTCTTTTCCCATTATTGATATCATTGAACAGACTCCAAGCATTCCTGACAACTGTCAGTGGGCTACATTTCTTCGCAACCATGATGAACTTACCCTGGAAATGGTGACCGATGAAGAACGGGATTACATGTATCGGATGTACGCTCAAGATGAGCAGATGCGAATAAATTTAGGTATTAGACGGCGTCTGGCTCCTCTAATGGGCGGCGATCGGCAAAAGATTGAGTTGATGAACGTTTTATTGTTTTCCATGCCTGGCACTCCCATTATTTATTATGGTGATGAAATCGGCATGGGGGATAATATTTATTTGGGTGATCGGAACAGCGTTAGAACACCCATGCAGTGGTCAGCCGACAGCAATGCCGGCTTCTCAAAAAGTACGCCACAAAAACTGTATTCTCCAGTGATTATTGATCCGGAATATAACTATCAAGCCATCAATGTGCAGTTACAGCAGCAAAATTTTAATTCTTTATTGTGGTGGATGAAACACATCATAGAAATTAGACAAACTTACAAAGCATTTAGTCGAGGAAGCATCCAGTTTCTGGACAGCAATAACAATAAAATACTTGCTTTCTTGCGAACTTACCAGGAACAAAGCATCCTTGTATTGATTAATCTATCAAGGAATATCCAGCCCGCTTGGGTTCAACTGCCTCAATACCAAGGCTACATGCCGCAAGAAATTTTAGGCAAAGCCAAATTTCCAGCAATTGATGAAAAACCCTATTTTCTAGTATTAGCTTCTTACGGTTTTTTATGGCTAGAACTTCATAAAAATTTAACAAAAATGCAAAAAGGAGCTCAGAATGAATATTGGTTGGAAAAAAGAATTTCTGAACTCTATCAAAAACCAACACGTAAAGAGTTTGAAACTAATTTATTAACTTATTTGATTGAAAGTCGCTGGTTTCGCTCAAAGACATATCCCGTTCGGGATCTAGTCATCGAAGAAATCATTCCTGTCCTTAATAAACCGGTCCCAATCCACTTTCTTATGCTTCTTCTCTCCTTTGAAGACAAAGAACCGGAAAGATATTTCATCTTTGTTACTTTTGATACGATACCTCCTGCAAACTCAAAGTATTTGTGCGCAATTCATTTGCAGGAGGCAATTTATTATGTGGCCGATTTGGCCTACACACCCGCTCTTTGGAAGACTGTTTTTGAATTGTTAGCCAGCAAACATCGGTTTAAAGGTTCAGCTGGAACTTTAGAGATTTTGCCTGGTTCCCAAGCCAAAAAAGTCCTTCTTAATGAAAGCAATGAGATATTGCAAGAACCTGTAAATGCAGAACAATCAAACACCACCATCCGCTTCAGCAATTGTGCCCAATTTAAGTTGTATCGCCGCGTTGAATTTGGCAGCAATCCCGAAGCGGAAATCACTGAGGTACTCACAAAATCCTCTGAATTTCGCATTCCGGCCATGCTGTCAAAACTTGAATATCATTATCGTGAGAAATTAATCACCGTAGGCCTTGTGCAAGAGTTCATCGCCAATAAAGGAGATGCTTGGACTTACTCCGTCAATACTCTTAATAATCTGATTGACCAAAATCCTGAATTTTTAACCATGCCAGCTCCTCCAAACGAATTTCTTTCTGAAAGCAACAAACCCATTCCTGAAGACATTTATCATACCTTGGGTGTTTATGCCCCGACTGTAGAATTATTGGCCAAACGCACAGCTGAAATGCATGAAGCCCTTGCCAATGCATCAACGTCCCCATCATTTAAAAAAGAAAATTTTAGTCTTTTCGATCAACGAAGTTTGTATCAAACCATGCGCTCGGTAATTCTTCGCGCTAAAAAGCAGTTCAAATTGAATGTGGAAGAAGATCTCAAAGAACAATTAAAGGAAATTCTGCAAGACGATAGAAATCTCTTAGAAGAATTTAAGCCTCTGCTAACCAAAAAGATTGGTGGAAAAAAAATTCGTTGCCACGGTGATTATCATTTAGGCCAAATTCTTTACACAGGGAATGACTTTGTAATTATCGATTATGAAGGTGAACCAGCGCGGCCCATATCAGAACGAAAAATTAAGCGCTCCCCACTTAGAGACGTAGCCGGGATGCTTCGTTCGTTCCATTATGCCATATATAACGTTTTGGAACTAAGAAAACAGGATTTGGCTTTTCAGAAAAACTCACCTGAGCATTGGTATCAGTGGACTTGCCAACTGTTCTTACAAAATTATTTAAGCTATTCAAAGATCAAAGAGTTATTACCACTTGAAAACAGTGATATTTATTTTCTATTAAAAATTTTTATGCTGGAAAAAGTGTTTTATGAAATTGAATATGAGATGAACAACCGCCCTGACTGGCTGCGAGTGCCTTGTATTGGATTAATTAACTTAATGGAGTAA
- the glgB gene encoding 1,4-alpha-glucan branching protein GlgB — MKKDSQQKVEALQQLAEFAGILTSYENAWGETVQAPTNTILAILSALGISIEHDSQASSILEQLQKKARDNKLDEIILLWDGLGKTVPIPLCEDEINQLAHAEILQEDGSSISKLKLSKAKKNQHDQLIRSLVIPKLSWGYHLLKLNLGKREFTSLVLSAPRKMYRPEKFNYEKEYGLFCPIYALHSEHSIGCGDLNDFMQLAKWLNEHQGQLVATTPLFSVFLDEPCEPSPYSPISRLFGNELYLNLRAIADIPEEYQEEIASLNEEPIINYKKTAALKRRIAQQQFKLLLKDPAQKNELKSYLKKRPELKKYALFRAYMEHIGKPWEQWPDQQKNGEISEEDVSTEQYHYHLISQWQFEKQLSELRNNLNKNQQRLYLDLPVGSHGWGFDVWHHQDNYLLKTAVGAPPDPMFLKGQNWQLPPLNPIKLRENRYKQLIQLFDHVMQQVDVLRIDHVMAFNRLYIIPKGFESSEGVYLRYPTDEIYAILAIESHRHKVIVVGENLGSVPPQTNRMMRRHGLMEMHILQYALESKQNPVPKSNNLLASLNTHDMPTFYAFCHELDIKKYQELGLISADYAQAMTKKRRRQLKTLKTTLVNYLPDENNLLKASLSMLAKSQAPLFVINIEDLWEEKQSQNVPTANSEPNWRRKLAYSMEQITQMAEVSNLLYFIGKNQKPIKESPQQASLLSDMDLYLFNEGRHYRLYNHLGAHPGTVDHINGVHFAVWAPNASYVSVIGSFNHWNRDSNPLSSLGNSGVWQGFVPAAQCGDLYKYFIHSERTNFTAEKSDPFAFYHEVPPCTASVVWESKHQWQDDAWLKKRKEKQSLQAPISIYEVHLGSWRRVPEDNNRYLSYREMAPMLADYVQSMGFTHVEFLPVMEHPFYGSWGYQTLSYFAPTARYGTPDDFMFLIDYLHQHEIGVILDWVPSHFPNDEHGLARFDGTHLFEHFDARKGFHPDWKSAIFNYGRNEVQAFLISSALYWLDKFHIDAIRVDAVASMLYLNYSRADGEWLPNQFGGKENLEAIHFLKTLNTVLYGYYPDIQTFAEESTAWSGVSSPVETGGLGFGFKWDMGWMHDTLLYFAKDPIHRRFHQHQLSFRMVYAFTENFTLSLSHDEVVYGKGSLINKMPGDNYQKFANLRLLYGYMFSLPGKKLLFMGCEFAQFSEWSHESSLDWHLLDYPMHQKLQTWVRDLNVLYRNEAALHELDCQREGFEWIDCNDADNSIYSFLRKSINGELLLVLMNCTPVTRTLYRLGVPRAGSWQEIITSNDEKYGGDKWASRECLTTEDMPYHGHPYSLNLIVDGLSLAIYKWLS, encoded by the coding sequence TTGAAAAAGGATTCTCAACAAAAGGTTGAAGCCTTGCAACAATTGGCTGAATTTGCAGGAATTTTGACAAGCTACGAAAATGCATGGGGAGAAACGGTTCAGGCCCCAACAAATACCATTTTGGCTATTTTGAGTGCACTTGGTATTTCTATTGAACACGACAGTCAAGCTTCATCCATTCTTGAACAATTACAGAAAAAGGCCAGAGACAACAAATTAGATGAAATTATACTTCTATGGGATGGCTTAGGAAAAACCGTCCCCATCCCTTTATGTGAAGATGAAATCAATCAGCTTGCTCACGCAGAGATACTTCAAGAGGATGGCAGCTCAATTTCAAAACTAAAACTATCTAAGGCAAAGAAAAATCAACATGATCAGTTGATTCGAAGTTTGGTTATTCCAAAATTGTCCTGGGGCTATCATTTACTAAAGCTAAATCTGGGAAAGCGGGAGTTCACCAGCCTCGTTCTCTCTGCCCCGCGTAAGATGTACAGACCTGAGAAGTTTAATTATGAAAAAGAATATGGTCTATTTTGTCCAATATACGCTTTGCATTCAGAACACAGTATTGGCTGCGGGGACTTAAACGATTTCATGCAATTAGCAAAATGGCTGAATGAACACCAGGGGCAGCTTGTTGCAACCACTCCGCTTTTCTCAGTATTTCTGGATGAACCCTGCGAGCCCAGCCCCTATTCCCCTATAAGCCGTCTCTTTGGAAATGAGCTTTACTTAAACCTTAGAGCGATTGCCGATATTCCGGAGGAATATCAGGAAGAAATTGCGTCCCTGAATGAAGAACCCATCATTAATTATAAAAAAACCGCAGCATTGAAACGTCGCATTGCTCAGCAGCAATTTAAGCTTCTTTTGAAGGATCCTGCACAAAAAAACGAATTAAAATCCTACCTGAAAAAACGCCCTGAGCTTAAAAAATATGCTCTGTTTAGGGCTTATATGGAGCACATTGGCAAGCCTTGGGAACAATGGCCAGACCAACAGAAAAATGGTGAGATCAGTGAAGAAGACGTTTCCACTGAGCAGTACCATTACCACCTCATCTCACAATGGCAATTTGAGAAACAATTGTCTGAACTGAGAAATAATTTAAATAAAAATCAGCAAAGATTGTATCTTGATTTGCCTGTAGGTTCACACGGGTGGGGTTTTGACGTTTGGCACCATCAAGACAATTACCTTCTCAAGACCGCTGTGGGCGCCCCTCCAGATCCTATGTTTTTAAAGGGGCAAAACTGGCAATTGCCTCCATTAAATCCAATTAAATTGCGTGAGAATCGCTATAAGCAGCTAATCCAATTGTTTGACCACGTAATGCAACAGGTCGATGTTTTGCGAATCGATCATGTAATGGCTTTTAATCGACTTTACATTATCCCAAAAGGATTTGAATCGAGTGAAGGCGTTTACTTACGTTACCCAACAGATGAAATTTATGCAATTTTGGCGATTGAATCCCATCGGCATAAAGTCATTGTCGTTGGTGAAAATTTAGGCTCGGTCCCCCCACAAACCAATCGAATGATGCGCCGTCATGGTCTGATGGAAATGCATATTCTACAATATGCTCTCGAATCCAAGCAAAATCCAGTTCCAAAATCGAATAATCTTCTTGCTAGTTTAAACACCCATGATATGCCCACTTTTTATGCTTTTTGTCATGAACTTGACATTAAGAAATATCAAGAACTTGGATTAATATCGGCCGATTATGCGCAAGCGATGACAAAAAAGCGTCGAAGGCAATTAAAAACTCTTAAAACCACACTGGTTAACTATCTTCCCGACGAAAACAATCTTTTAAAAGCCAGTCTAAGTATGTTAGCCAAAAGCCAAGCCCCGCTTTTTGTCATTAATATTGAAGATCTTTGGGAGGAGAAACAGTCCCAGAATGTGCCAACAGCAAACTCTGAACCTAATTGGCGCCGAAAATTGGCTTATTCTATGGAACAAATCACCCAAATGGCTGAGGTCAGTAACCTACTTTATTTCATTGGTAAAAATCAAAAGCCAATAAAGGAAAGCCCACAGCAAGCCAGTTTATTGTCAGATATGGATTTGTATCTATTCAACGAAGGCCGTCACTATCGATTGTACAATCACTTGGGAGCTCATCCCGGCACAGTTGACCACATAAATGGCGTACATTTTGCTGTTTGGGCGCCTAATGCGAGTTACGTTTCCGTTATTGGCTCTTTTAATCATTGGAATCGAGACAGCAACCCGCTTTCTTCTCTTGGGAATTCAGGAGTATGGCAAGGTTTTGTTCCTGCAGCCCAATGTGGCGATTTGTATAAATATTTCATTCACTCAGAGCGAACGAATTTTACTGCGGAAAAATCCGATCCTTTTGCTTTTTATCATGAGGTTCCACCTTGCACGGCTTCCGTTGTTTGGGAGTCTAAACATCAATGGCAGGATGACGCCTGGCTTAAAAAGAGAAAGGAAAAACAAAGTCTTCAAGCTCCAATTTCAATATATGAGGTTCATCTCGGTTCCTGGCGACGAGTTCCTGAAGATAATAACCGCTATTTAAGCTATCGCGAGATGGCTCCTATGCTTGCTGATTATGTCCAGTCTATGGGTTTCACCCATGTCGAGTTTTTACCGGTTATGGAGCATCCTTTCTACGGCTCCTGGGGCTATCAAACCTTAAGTTATTTTGCTCCAACAGCCCGCTATGGTACTCCTGATGATTTTATGTTTCTCATTGATTACCTTCATCAGCATGAAATTGGGGTTATTCTTGATTGGGTCCCCTCTCACTTCCCCAATGACGAACACGGCTTGGCACGCTTCGATGGGACGCACTTATTTGAGCATTTTGATGCAAGAAAAGGGTTTCATCCTGATTGGAAAAGTGCCATCTTTAATTACGGACGAAACGAAGTGCAGGCTTTTCTAATCAGTAGCGCCCTGTACTGGCTTGATAAATTTCACATTGATGCAATCCGGGTTGATGCAGTTGCGTCTATGCTTTATTTAAATTATTCACGAGCAGACGGTGAGTGGCTTCCCAACCAATTTGGCGGTAAAGAAAACTTAGAAGCCATTCATTTTTTGAAAACCCTAAATACCGTCTTATACGGCTATTATCCGGATATTCAAACCTTTGCTGAAGAGTCAACCGCCTGGTCTGGGGTATCTTCTCCCGTAGAAACGGGCGGACTAGGCTTCGGTTTTAAATGGGATATGGGCTGGATGCATGACACCTTGTTGTATTTTGCCAAAGATCCCATTCATCGACGCTTTCATCAACATCAGCTTTCTTTCCGTATGGTTTATGCATTTACAGAAAATTTCACTCTTTCACTGTCACATGATGAAGTGGTTTATGGCAAAGGCTCATTAATTAATAAAATGCCTGGTGATAATTATCAAAAATTTGCAAATTTACGTCTGCTCTACGGTTATATGTTCAGCCTCCCTGGAAAGAAATTGCTGTTTATGGGCTGCGAATTTGCCCAGTTCAGTGAATGGAGCCACGAAAGCAGCCTGGATTGGCATTTACTTGATTATCCGATGCATCAAAAACTGCAAACCTGGGTTAGGGACTTAAATGTCCTTTATCGCAATGAAGCGGCCTTGCATGAGCTGGATTGTCAACGAGAAGGATTTGAATGGATAGACTGCAATGATGCTGATAACAGCATTTATAGCTTCCTGCGTAAATCCATAAATGGTGAATTGCTTCTTGTGCTTATGAATTGTACCCCAGTAACCAGAACCCTTTACCGGCTTGGCGTACCCAGGGCAGGTTCCTGGCAGGAAATCATTACCAGCAATGACGAAAAATATGGCGGAGATAAGTGGGCCAGCAGGGAATGTTTAACCACTGAGGACATGCCATACCATGGTCATCCTTATTCTCTAAACTTAATCGTAGATGGACTCAGTTTGGCAATATACAAATGGCTCTCATAA
- the treZ gene encoding malto-oligosyltrehalose trehalohydrolase: protein MALITQRTLGAIFKNNKVCQFRCWAPYAKQVQLEIIPERGQSFLLTMQPEEKGYYFAEVNGIQAGDNYYFIFNGQRYPDLASDFQPEGVMGPSQVIAKNKPSHWPNIPIKDYIIYELHVGTYTTEGNFKAIIPHLKGLKELGITAIEIMPVAQFSGTRNWGYDGVFPFAVQNSYGGPSGLKTLVHACHELDIAVVLDVVYNHLGPEGNFFDHFGPYFTSKYNTLWGKMLNYDDEHNHHVRRYFIENALHWFIEYGIDALRLDALHAIVDVSAYPFLEELADSVNSLSKRSGRAYYLIAENDANDLRLILPKSQGGFGMQAQWNDDFHHIIHSLLTQEQHSYYQDFHGIQQLIKAYKEGFIYSGEYSPFRRKPHGRSSKNIPGEQFVVCIQNHDQIGNRAQGERLSSLVTEAKLKLAAGLYLCAPFIPLMFMGEEYGETAPFQYFVSHRDAQLIEAVRKGRAREFAYQHDSLIPDPQSVDTFLRSRLNHELKSKKKHKKILNFYRELLKFRKQLSALASLDKTNQHIQWHEGKRILMIQRKADAGDVLILASFSDSEQEYASVLHGSWELILNSQDRQWTEPEIELVDNLLEPYGFLLFKEEQNDG, encoded by the coding sequence ATGGCTCTCATAACACAAAGAACGCTTGGAGCGATATTCAAAAATAATAAGGTCTGTCAATTTCGATGTTGGGCACCCTATGCAAAACAGGTGCAACTGGAAATTATTCCAGAAAGAGGACAATCCTTTTTATTAACAATGCAGCCTGAAGAAAAGGGTTATTATTTTGCTGAGGTAAATGGCATCCAAGCCGGGGATAATTACTATTTTATCTTTAATGGTCAACGGTATCCTGATTTGGCCTCCGACTTTCAGCCAGAGGGGGTAATGGGGCCTTCACAAGTTATTGCAAAAAATAAACCTTCTCATTGGCCGAATATTCCAATAAAAGACTACATTATCTATGAGTTGCATGTGGGAACTTATACAACCGAAGGTAATTTTAAAGCCATTATCCCCCATCTTAAGGGATTAAAAGAACTCGGTATTACTGCAATTGAAATTATGCCTGTTGCACAATTTTCAGGTACTCGCAACTGGGGTTATGACGGTGTTTTTCCATTTGCTGTGCAAAATTCCTATGGGGGGCCATCTGGACTAAAGACGCTCGTCCATGCTTGCCACGAATTGGACATCGCAGTCGTACTGGATGTAGTGTATAACCACCTTGGTCCGGAAGGAAACTTCTTTGATCATTTTGGCCCATATTTCACCAGCAAATACAACACGCTTTGGGGAAAGATGCTCAATTATGATGACGAGCATAATCACCATGTCAGACGTTATTTCATTGAAAATGCACTTCATTGGTTTATCGAATATGGCATAGATGCATTAAGATTGGATGCATTACACGCCATTGTTGACGTGTCAGCCTATCCTTTTCTTGAGGAGCTGGCTGACTCTGTTAACTCCTTATCGAAACGGTCGGGGCGGGCGTATTACCTTATCGCTGAAAACGACGCCAATGATTTGCGTTTGATTCTGCCTAAATCCCAAGGTGGTTTTGGCATGCAGGCGCAATGGAATGATGATTTCCATCATATCATTCACAGCCTTTTAACTCAGGAGCAACACTCCTATTATCAAGATTTCCATGGCATTCAGCAGTTAATCAAAGCTTACAAAGAAGGATTCATATACTCAGGCGAGTATTCTCCTTTTCGCAGAAAGCCGCATGGCCGAAGCTCTAAAAATATTCCTGGGGAACAATTTGTAGTCTGCATACAAAATCATGATCAAATTGGCAATCGGGCGCAAGGAGAGCGATTGTCCAGTTTGGTGACAGAAGCCAAGCTTAAGTTGGCAGCCGGACTTTACTTATGTGCACCGTTTATCCCCTTGATGTTTATGGGTGAAGAATATGGTGAAACAGCACCTTTTCAATACTTTGTGAGTCATCGTGATGCACAATTAATCGAGGCTGTGCGCAAAGGCAGAGCCAGGGAGTTTGCGTACCAACATGATAGCCTCATTCCTGACCCTCAATCAGTGGATACTTTTTTAAGAAGCAGACTCAATCATGAATTAAAATCAAAAAAGAAACACAAAAAAATATTAAATTTTTACAGAGAATTATTGAAATTCAGAAAGCAGTTATCTGCTTTGGCCAGTTTGGATAAGACGAATCAACACATTCAATGGCATGAAGGGAAAAGGATTTTAATGATTCAGCGTAAAGCAGATGCAGGTGATGTTCTCATACTGGCAAGCTTTTCAGATTCCGAACAAGAGTATGCTTCTGTTCTCCACGGCTCCTGGGAACTGATATTAAATTCTCAGGACAGACAATGGACTGAACCGGAGATAGAACTTGTCGACAATCTTTTAGAACCCTACGGATTCTTACTGTTTAAGGAAGAGCAAAATGACGGCTAA